The Etheostoma spectabile isolate EspeVRDwgs_2016 chromosome 9, UIUC_Espe_1.0, whole genome shotgun sequence DNA segment CTAACGTTATGTGAACACCGACGCATCAGTTactggggggggaaaaaaaacactttttctcctTGCTTGACATGCAGACCCACCTGCCACCGGCGGTGCCTTCTTTGTCCTTTCGGCGGTTGTGCGGCCTGACTTGAAATCCGGTTTCGGCCTGGTTTGTGGTGGACGAATGTGTCTAGCCGGCGGATTACAAAAGCTGGCTAGCCTGCTAACCCAGTTCAGCTAACGATGGTTAGCCACTTTGCTCGTTGACTGCCAACCAACCGCTCTCCACATGCACGGCTACCGTTTCACGTCTTCTGCGCTTTTCCGAGCCGCCAGTCTGTCCTTGTTTGTTCGGCCGTTACTGTGGGAACCAGTACGCGGTCGTGCCTTAGTCCCGTGTCTATTCCCACCCGTTATCTCGTGTTAGACCGTTTCTCTAGTTGTGTGAGGCCCCGCTCGCGCCGCGGCCTGTCGCACAATCAAAGATGGCAGACAGTAGTTGCCAGATTTATCGTCTCATATCCCCCTCTTCAACACTAACCCCCTCTGCAGGTGCTCAGTCACATATCAGAGAAGGGTCCTAGATTATAGATAGGTTTACACTTAATACCGGTTGACATTAATTGCATTTAAATATACGTAGATCTAAATTATGATAACGAAGATAAAGCATATCAACGCTTTAACCAGATACCATTCTCCCGTTGTGATGGCAAACACTCAACGGATTGGAGTAAAAAAACGTAGTGGGCCTAGTAGCGGCAGTAGAAAAAATAACAGGCAAGCTGCAAACATAAAGTCACAATCACTGTAAATACACTTCTGTAAGAATATATGAAAATTATATATAGGCTTAGTTAAAAAATACTACGACGTTGGCTGGAGTAGGTGCATTTTTGACATGAATACATTGCACATGCTTGTCTCTTTCGGTTTTTGAGTGTGCCAGAATGAATTTAAACGAGGTAACGTAACGTTACTTTACAGGTTACAGTTTGGTATACAAGGTGTTAAAGTGTACAACCACACACGAACAGCTGAAGTAACCAAATACATCCTCAAATAGGCTATGTAAAAATCTTTGATCCCTCAAATCACATTCATATAAAAGGTATCCCCAAACATGGCAACCCAAATGTTAACGAGTCACGCGTGGATGATTGTTCTTCCGGGGTCTGCAGGTGATTCACGCACGAGCTGCGGTTACTTTAAATATAGAGTTATAAAGTCCGGACAAAGCCAATAATGAACTTATTGATGATAAAGTGAATTCGCTGAACAGGATTCTGTATTAGTGTATGTTTCCCTTTCCTAGTTTTagtcattttacattaaaacacacacacacaatttaaaacatttttcttgcTCCATATTCAttggcattttttatttttattgattattgatttCAGGCCCCTGCCACACATTTGTAGCCTACATACCATCTGTAGAAAGAAAACCAACCAGATGGAGAGCTTTAATCACATGACCCCCAGTATGACTCAGTGAGACACAATAAAGGACTACAATACATTGCTTCATGTAGTTTTCTCAAGCCAAACATCAGCTGGGTTCTGAAGCTGCCATTAGGTGGTTAATTGACTAATATAGGCATTATCTTATTTAAAGGTTCAGCCTGGAGATGGAACATAAAGTATATTTCTTGAAGTAGTCCAACTGTGTTTGAGTACAATTTTGAcataggctacttttacttaattattTACCTCTTGTCTGGTGTTACACTGACATTAGGGACatgttgtatattttatatCACAGCTGCAGTCACTATATCATGCAATCTATGCAGTTTATTAATCCTACCAGAAAGCCAGAATGTATTATACAGTCATAATCAAATCagataattaattaaatattaattgcACATCACTTTGCATGCAGGTGTACTTTTATCTTGTCCAACAGGGCAGTGGGATCTTGAAGGAAAGCTGGAAGGTTGTTCCAGTTAACGTAGGCAGCCAAGCCCACAGCGGCAGCTGACAGAACCAGAGGCCACGTAAACGATCTCTTGGGTTTGGGCTCAACACAGGATCTGGTCTGCATGGGTTCAGCCACTCTCTCCCACTGAGTGAAGATGGCCTGACGGGCTCCTGCCCATTTCCCCGGCCCTCTGAGACGATACTGGTAAGGCGTGCAGGGACCGAACATTACTTTTAGTCCCAGCCGGATATCAGTCAGCAGCAGCCGGGGGATTTTAGGTTGAACCCCCACCAGCTCTGCTAGCTCATCCATGTAGTTGATGTAGTCAACCTGGATGGTGTGTCTCTGACTGGTGACGTATCTGAAAAAGAAACACGTTGTGCAAAGATTTGATGCCTTTCAGATCCAAAATATGTCAGTAGTAACAAGGTTGAGTAAATCCAGTACCGTTTAGCCATTTCCTCCTGCTTGCACTGGGCATCTTTTAGCATGGAAGCCACTGAGGGAAGCTTGATACAGCCTGTTTGAAAGGAGACATTGTGACACAGTGGTTGTCCTCTTTAGCACAAAATACTTCTGTAAAAGGAATGAGTgataaagtgttgttgtttttttaaacttttattacCTTTAAAGACACGTGTGGCCCATCTGGCCTGCATCTCAGAGATGGGCATAATGGCTCCCAGTGGCTGCACTAGACCAATGATAGCCAGAGTGTGGCGGTCCAACTCAGGAGGAAACACATACTTGTATAGAGATGTTTTGTTCTCAGATACTGAGAGCACATGTGAGGCCAGGAACGGAAAGGAAAACCTGTAACCTGTGGCAAACACCTGCAAGACAGAGGACTCATCTCAGTCACACACCACAGGCCACCTACACTGCTGACTATGAAGGTTTGAGGAGGACAGAAGAATAGACAGACTGTTAATGTGAGTGGCTGAGCGTGTATATACACAAATAACCTACCACCAGGTCCACATCTTCCACAACGTTTCCGTCATCAAACTCCACACTGGAGCCCTGAAACCTGCGGATGTTGGGTTTCACCTGAATTGTTCCAGAAAGGATTCGGTTTGGCAGCTCATCATTCACTGTGGGATGTTGGCTGAACAACCTGAGATTTATATTCATACTGGTTAGTAATCTTACAACAAATGAATACTGCAGTCATTTGaattaaaacaagataaaaaatctAATGCACCACAAGTGACATGATGTAAATAATGAGCCTGCTATGCTAATTATTCTGTCTTCCTTTTATGTGGGGAATAATCATGATCTATGCCTGAGTTTAATTATGGtggacaacagtgtgtgtatttgtcattgtttttttgtaatgagtCTCGGGCAAGTTATGATGAGTGTCTTTTTTCTATGATAGCTATGACTACTATTTGTGATTGACATTGTAGATAATATTCTTAACAAGGGTAAGCCGTACTAAATCTAAAAAAGTGTAGCCTATCTAGTCAGTGTGTTATACAATTTCTTGAATGAAAATTGCGGCAATCGGGTACTAAAGGTTTTAAGTTGTTGACACACTAGGCAGACTGCAAAGAACTAGTGGAGACAAAGgttgagtgtgtctgtgtctgggcTGAAAAGTTGAGCTTGAACACAATGCAAAGACAACAGTGGACAGTCAACTACCACATACTGTACGTTCTGCACCCGTGTGAGAGGAAATAACTCTTCATGCCAGCAAGCAGCAGTAATCTATAAGTCATTCAGAAAGGGACACCGTGTATACACACAGTTGCTAAGATAGATACAACAACACAGCGTTTACCCTCGGCACAGAGCCTCCGGTCACTCTGCCTCACTCCCCGCCAGGAGATGGTTAACTAGCTCGTCCTTTTCCATACTCACTGGGTACAGGAAATGAGCCAAACaaagtagtgatggccaaatgaagctttgtgaaccagtgtcttcgttttctgagcccactagatggcgctctctgttcaataATTGGTTGAGAATACACAGgattgcaacaaaaaacaagacactggttcacggagcttcatttggccatcactacctaaggcattgcaattcagtatattctcaatcctttgttgaacagagagcgccatctagtgggctaagaaaataaagacactggttcacggaGCTTCATTCGGCCATCACTAGAACAAAGTGGTTACTTATCTGCTGATAGCAATGTGCTTTCCTATGCTGTGACAAAAGTATGTAACATAAAGTTGTCAAATTTGACTAATTTAGCGGCCGGCCAGCTGGCGATGGTGAGGGACACACAGCAAAAACAAGGGCGACGGCACGGTCAACTTTGGCCCAACCTGGACCGACGGCCGACCTTCTCCGTGGCGTGTCACCACCTTTAAAAGGACCTCCATGAGCTGCTGCTTACCATGTGGATAAGCTGACCAGACTAAAAGAACTGACTTCCTGATGGTTTCAGAACACCAGAATGCACGTGTCCATTTCACCTCACACATTATCTATGCCTCACCTCTCTCCGTCTGCACCTCGCCTTCAACCCCATAGTTTGAAAACCACAAATAATTCCTGTCCGGATGGTTGCATAGGAAATGTCAAGGAGGCAGCATAGTTGTTCAGATCTACTGTCTGGGGACCATGCAAATTCTCTTGGGTCAGAGATGTAATATCTGTAGCTGTAAAAGATagaattgtaaaaacaaaacaaaaaacccaacTACAAATACAGTACCTGTGCTTTGGCTTAAGATTGTACAGAGCGTGATCAAATCTGCGGTTGATCTGTCTCTCTCCTACACTACAGAAAACACCGAACGGGAGGAAGCTGCTCAGAGTATTTGTCACCCTGTTAAACTGCATATCTAAGGGCAGCCCGTTGTTCCCGACTCGGTTCAAAACCCACGCTCCTCTTCGCGTGCTCAGGAACACCTGGTAAAGGGAAGAGATGGTAGTCAGTCGTTATGCTGgtatgtagggctgggcaatataatGATATTACATTGATgtcatgatatgagactagatatcgtcttaaacTTTGGAAATCGTGATATCGTAAATGGCTTAAGTGTTGGTTAAACACTTAAggtggttttaaaggctgcattgcagtaaagtgatgtcattttctgggttaccagactgttttagctgttctattatttttatctttacCTTCTTACTCATTATATTTACATTACTAAAGATTATTCATcttaaatctcattgtgaaaaaacaccaattgtcaaccccaTACTATCGCCACAATATTGACATCGAAGTATTGGGACAAGAATAATGCAATATCAGATCTTCTATAATGTTGATAGTTTTTAAATTCAACTGAAGTATCTGAAATGTTAATAtagaaatgttacattttttcgGTGGACTCAGGGTTGTATCTATACAATTGATTTCAGAGGATTTACCTAAACGCTTTGGCTCTTGTTACCTGTAACATAACCCCAAAATGCATTCATGATTTTTCATCACTTCATTGCATCATATGTAATCATCTCATCCCAACCTGCTTGGTGACTCTGCTCAGTTCCACTGCTATGTCTCCTCCAGAGTTTCCTATTCCAATCACTACAACCTTTTTATTCCTCCACTCCTCAGGAGTCTTGTAGTCTCTGCTGTGGAAGTACTTTCCCTTGAAAGTCTcaattcctaaaaaaaaaaaaaaaaaaataataataatcaaagaCTGCTGGACAAAGAGAATCTTTTGAAGATTTATTTTACAGCTTTGCCCTGAGAAAAATAACCAGGCCAATGTTAGGACTTTATACTCATAACACTATTCTATTTGCATAGGGCTGCTTTATCTTGATATAGTATTATGTAACCACTGGGTTGCCATTACAGGCTAGATCAGAGAGTCAAAGGTTGATTCTGATATTGCTAGAGCACCCTCTACTTGTCCATGAGTAAACTAAATGATATGTATAGCCTGTGAATGGTACCTGGGAAGTCATGCAGAGGCATGTGGGGGTGACAGTGATGTCCAATACAGATCATCACAGCATCAAAAATATGTTTCTCCTTTTTGCCATCCTTGTTCTCCGTCTCGACATCCCACTGGCCCGAATTAGAAAAATCAGATCTCTGCTTCACCTGCAAGACTTTGGtctgaacagagagagagggagcaacAGATAACAGTTTGCTGATAACAGTACAAAGGCTAATACATTCACATTCAACCCCGTGTTGTGTTGCACtaaacaatattttacatttaaaactcaGGTTAGAATGTTGCATCCTTTCAGGTACAGAGAGATCCAAATCTAGGCAGGAAGTCAGTGAAGCATCCTTACATTAAAGCGAATGTGCTTGGTGAGCTGGAAGCGGTCAGCGTACATTCGAAAGTAGTCCATGATGAGGGAGTTGTGCATGTAGTTGGGGAAGTGCGCGGGGATGGGAAAGTCACTGAAACACATCATCTCCTTGGAGGTGTTGATGATGACAGAGTGGTAGATGCTGGCCCTGTCTGCCTCTGGATTCTCCTGCAATATAGTACACCAACCAATGGTCATCTTAACTTACTAAACAAACtgtggaattaaaaagaacctGCATGTGCTGTGACCCACCTTAAACCTCCACAGACCACCGATGTCATCACTGCTTTCGTAGCAGACAGGCTCCAGCCCCTCATCCAGGCAGCACTTGATACAGGCCAGACCTGAACTTCCTCCTCCGATCACTGCCACACGACGGGTCATGCTTCAGCTCTGGGACGATGAACCAGATCGGTCTGAAAAATGTTTGATCCGTCATTTTATCAGAAATaacctttttattgtttctattAGGGACACTAGCACACCCTCTAGTTTAGTTGTAACCCTTAGAGACCCGGGGGAGCGCCACCATTACGGTCTTTAAGAGGCTGTGGCTGAGTACAGCAGAGTGGGGATACTGATAGCATTAGAAACTAGACAGGAAGTGGGTTAAATCCAAAGGGAATAACGGGCAGTTTAATAGGGGTTCCTTGACTTCTTACTTTTCTAAGTGGCAATGGGTTCAATAGGTACCCAGACATGCCCACTTTATGCTAATCCCATGCAGTTTGGGGAAAGACTAGTGCAGTTTTTTCCTTATGCAACACAAACGgtgtatttgaatatttatatatttcttgGAATTGCATAACTTAGGCATGACTGGAAAGCTGAAATTTTCAAATGTCGAACGTTTCTTGTTATCAACTCACAGCATGGATGTATCTATggtgtaatattttttttttttgtggtcaaAATGGTTTAATGTTGAACCAAATATGTGTAACAAATGCTGACCCAAACATTGCTGCAACAATTTATGAGACATAAATGACATGAATATGCATGTCAATGTCCACCACACAGGCCTACTTCCCATCATAGTGTTATAAATTGTTATAGGCTACATGTTAAACTTTCAAAACAGAATAAGCACCTAACAAAAAAGACTGGGCTACAGATTATTGACTAAAAACACACGACACACAGTAGGCTACTGAGCTGCATTGCAGATTAATTTTCAgaggccagttgttcaaaacatttaatctggatcaaaattatCCGGATTTGGAAATTCCATTTTTTGCTATTCAGGATCAGGTAATCCATTTTACTTTTATGCCGGTTTTTCAAAGTAACACTGCtggatcaccctgatccagatacacagttCCTGTATTTTTGGATCAGAATTATCCATATCCTAcattttgaacaacacaaactgaaggtttgttccagattaaaactaggattggattctGTGATCTAATCCAATTTCAGATTCCTTAtttcccttttgaacaacccattttcaagatCTGATCCAATCCGATAACCAAAATGTGATCAGCTTTCTTTTGAACAGCTGGACCCCCATTTTCAATATTTGATCCAATCTCATAACCAAAATCCGATcagtttacctttgaacaactgtCCCATTTAGAGCACTGGTAATCCGGATTTGGTAATCTTGAATactgtgtatctggatcagggtgataCAGTctaatgttgctttgaaaaaccggcataaaagtaaaatggattacctgatcctgaacagcaaaaaatgggatttccaaatctgGATCAGATTAACTGATATGAACAACTGGCccctgttgggatcaggataatcctgtttttggATCAAAAGGATCCAAATCCTACTcacaagttttgaacaacacaaactgaaggtttgatccTCAataaaactaggattggattccgtgatctaatccgatttcagattccttccttccttcccttttgaacaacccattttcaagatttgatctAATCCGATAACCAAAATGTGATCATCTTACTTTTGAACAGCTGGGTTCCCAGCGTTCAGATAATGTAAATACATTACACATTTGGCATGTAGACACAGCTAAAGATCCATCACAATCGGTTCAGCACATTTATAAAGTAGCTACTTGTTTTGACGCAGCTTTTAAGCACTGCGCCAACCCTCCAGAAACGTGCAATCGCAACCAAAAGTTGGACTTTTCCCGACAGTGCGACTCTGCACGGGCGGTGACAACAATCTCCGAGCAACAGTTTCAGGTTTAGCTCGACCGaagttcttcttcttttctttttacagtagctGTATAGGATACTACTACATGCACTCACAAGTTCCGATCTTTCTGCACGCATATTGTCttaccttcttcttcttcttctttctttgtttccgTGCTGCATGGAACTGAGTAGCCTAGTGGGCGGAGTGACactgggagagggagagggtttTGCACATTAATGAGTATTCTAAGTGACCCTTGAGTCACTGCGACGTCAGCGTTGGGTAGACCTGGTGgaaaagcaaacacacatgccCGCTCTGCACGACAACAACTTACCATACGCTACATTTACTATGCACGGGTCCGTATCATGATGAATCTGAGTGGCCTATTTAGGTTTAAAACCAGAGAATCcgtggccgggttggttcagtggtagagcaggcgcacatgtgcgtcgaggtttatgcctcgacgcagaggtcccgGGTGCGAATCCGACGTGGGATGGCTTCCTGCAGGACTTTACACTTTCTTACCTGTTCTGTCAAAACAATTAATGGCGGAAAACCCCTAAAAATAATCTTcgaaataaatgaatacataaatgGATCAATCCATCTCTATTTTAGACCATAAATAAGTCCAGTAGATAATGTATTCAGACTTGCAACCAGTGACCACAAAATCCCCAGACAGCCACACTACAGTAACtccattaaaggtcccatggcataaaaaacttgatgatttttttttaacattaatataagttcccccagcctgcctatggtcccccagtgactagaaaggGTGAtaagtgtaaaccgagccctgggtatcctgctctgcctttgaggaaatgaaagctcagatgggccgatctggaatcttgctccttttgaggtcataaggggcaatgttacctcccctttttttgctttgcccacccagagaatttgtcccacccatgagagagagacatcatgactttcaaacgagcaaagtgacagttgaTCAAATTCCATCtctcttcagatacagtattaggggaccactaaggtctatataaaagagacttcagatacagtattaggggaccactaaggtctatataaaagagacttcagatacagtattaggggaccactaaggtctatataaaagagacttcagatacagtattagggaccactaaggtctatataaaagagacttcagatacagtattaggggaccactaaggtctatataaaagagacttcagatacagaattaggggaccactaaggtctatataaaagagacttcaaatacagtattaggggaccactaaggtctatataaaagatacttcagatacagaattaggggaccactaaggtctatataaaagcatccaaagagcaccatgtcatgggacctttaacagtgGAGGAACCTGCCTCACATCAGACTTTAGCCCGGGAGTCAATCTAAAACCAAGAAGGCCACCCTGATATGAGACTGTTctagtctggcattgccagacctatctccagcctcaccactgttgcagtgtgtgtgtgtgtgtgtgtgtgtgtgtgtgtgtgtgcacatgcttGATCTTTGGGAAATTGCTGGgtcttttgtaaattatagtggggacctactctatctgtagagTGTCTTGAAATAACATTTGTTATGATATGATGAAGAAAAATGGAATTGACACTTTCAGGGTAGCAAAAGTGCTTTGTGCTTATGTCTCCATCTGCTGGTTTTGATTTGATATCTGGTCTTAGATTAAATTGTATAACCCAGTGTTATTATTTCAGTTGTGCAGACCTGAAAAGTCAACAGAGTTTCATCTGTGAAACtggatataatataatataatataatataatagctTAGCTTATAATAGTCTGACACATCCCTCATCCTCCATGATCTCACGGAACATCTTAGACAGCCAATTAATCAACATCACTGGAAGTTAAATGtgacatttatacatttaatatttgtaatTAAATATATGTAAGAGTTCACAATTTACTCATTTTACGTCTTTATATTGAAGCAGTGAACAGATTCCTTGTgttatttatatacagtttctgttttatttctaaCATAAAGGTTATGTGTTTACTCAAGTAACCATGCATTAAACAGTATACGTTCGATCTCCTAAGTATGGAGGAATAATGATCAGAGTTTTTTCATATCTACAGCTGTCAATATTAAATAGTGGCTTGTACACACCGTCTAGTTGGTGCCATGAAAGCTATATTTGGCAAGAATGTTCGAACACTGTACAGAATTAGCCAAAACTAGTGAGTTGATTTTGAAGACTTTATTTTTCATACAAATTGTCACAATAAAGTCGAAGAAGATGCTCTGCTTTGAGATATAGTGTCAGTGTGCTGCTTCACTGATGCCTCATGTTATGAATATACATAATCATGTAGCTTACTGAGGAGTTCTTAGGAAagccagaggagagaagaaagatgaGAGAAGGTGTTTATTGTAGCAGAAGCAGAACAGCAGCGCAGATCCTGAGAGAACCACTATTACGCTCAGAATAGAAGAGGCTCTGGTCTCTGGTTCTGATACCACTCTGGTCCTGAAAGGTTGAAGCACCCGCTCCCACCGAGTGAGAATGGCCCGACGGGCTCCATCCCACTGGCCTGGTCCAGTCAGGCGGTACTGATAAGGAGTGCAGGGACCCAGCCAAACCTCCAGAGCCAGTCTGGGGTCCTTCAGAAAGAGCCACAGTACGTTTGGCCGAACCCCCACCTGCTCTGCCAGAGAGTCCAGGTAAGGAATGTAGTCCTGAACAGGCTCTGAACAGGCATGTCGAACAGGGGggtcaaaaaaaggttttttttatatggGACGGCTGAACATgtggaaggggagagagagggggaatgacatgcaggaaagggccacaggttggagctGAACCCTGGGCCCCTGTGAAGGACTGAGCTTTTGTACCTGGGGCGCACGTTCTACCAAATGTGCTATCCAGGCGCCccaaaacagctgtttttataCAGAATTTATCAAACAAAGAGCTATGAAGCAAACAAGATTACTGTGATACTAAAAAAGAGTCAAAGGCAACAGTTTTTAATATGAAACAGCAATgacatgtatgtgtgatatgatGATATCACATACCTTACCACTTACCTTAAATCTCCATAGACCTCCAACGTCATGGCTGCTCTCAAAGCAGGTAGGTTCCAGTCCTTCATCCAAACAGGCCTTGATGCTAGTCAGACCAGAGACCCCCGCGCCGATCACTGCCACCTTCTGAACCATGctggggaggaagagaggaagagtggCTGACAGCAATGCTTACTCTGACCTGATGTACAGCTGAAGTAAGAAGAAAGGTGTGTGCTGTTTTCTAGTGTGATGGAAAGAATTTTGGACTGTCTTTCACACCCCATTGTGTTTGAGTGGTTCCTTTGCatatagatatttttaaagcttttttttaagttcctTGAGTTAATCAAGGATGATTTTATTAAAGTGTAAATTTGGTAAAAGACACATGAGAGGCGCCCaggtagctcagtcagtagagcgggcgcccatatgtagaggtttacgcCTCGACGGAGCAAGCCCGAGTTAAATTCATTCATTatatgtcatcccccccccccccaacctctctcccctttcatttcttcagctgtcctatcaaataaagccttaaaatgcccccaaaaatatataaaaaataaataataaaaaagacagatgaGTACACAGTGTTCCATATGATTATACAAATGATATTTTACACTGATTTTCCTAATTTATGCAAACAACAGTACAATTTTCAAGTCAGCAACTGTTAGGGTATTAGTCAAATTTAATTAAACAAACCACCTGATGATgcagtatttttttcaaaaataaaaaacttaaaatgcacTGTTCCAAATTATTAATCAAAACATGTTATAGGTTGTAAAGAACTGAAAATGGTCACGTGCTGAATTTGCAGCATTAGGAAGTCATGTTTACtgaaattaaaagctatttCAATCAAATACATCTTAGTTACATGTTAACAATTCTTGCATCCACTGAAAATATGAGTTTATAGAAAGTTTCCGC contains these protein-coding regions:
- the LOC116695937 gene encoding dimethylaniline monooxygenase [N-oxide-forming] 5; the encoded protein is MTRRVAVIGGGSSGLACIKCCLDEGLEPVCYESSDDIGGLWRFKENPEADRASIYHSVIINTSKEMMCFSDFPIPAHFPNYMHNSLIMDYFRMYADRFQLTKHIRFNTKVLQVKQRSDFSNSGQWDVETENKDGKKEKHIFDAVMICIGHHCHPHMPLHDFPGIETFKGKYFHSRDYKTPEEWRNKKVVVIGIGNSGGDIAVELSRVTKQVFLSTRRGAWVLNRVGNNGLPLDMQFNRVTNTLSSFLPFGVFCSVGERQINRRFDHALYNLKPKHRLFSQHPTVNDELPNRILSGTIQVKPNIRRFQGSSVEFDDGNVVEDVDLVVFATGYRFSFPFLASHVLSVSENKTSLYKYVFPPELDRHTLAIIGLVQPLGAIMPISEMQARWATRVFKGCIKLPSVASMLKDAQCKQEEMAKRYVTSQRHTIQVDYINYMDELAELVGVQPKIPRLLLTDIRLGLKVMFGPCTPYQYRLRGPGKWAGARQAIFTQWERVAEPMQTRSCVEPKPKRSFTWPLVLSAAAVGLAAYVNWNNLPAFLQDPTALLDKIKVHLHAK